GGTGCTTGAGCCAGGCTGGCGACTTCCCTTCAGTCAGCCCTCATTGTTCGATTTTTCCGCGCCGCGAGATCTCGGCCGCGGCATCGCCCCGGCGGTCGATGTGGTCGAGAAGGACAAGGACTTCGAAATCATCGCCGAGCTACCCGGTCTCGACGAGAAGAATATCGAGGTCAAATTGTCGAACGGCACACTGGTGATCAAGGGCGAAAAGACGGAAGAAAAAGAGGAGCACGATAAGGACTATCACATCTGCGAGCGCCGCTTCGGCTCGTTTAGCCGGTCCTTCCAGATACCGCCGAGCGTGGACACGAGCCGGATCGATGCGCATTTCTCGAAAGGCGTCTTGACCGTGAAGATGCCCAAATCTGCCGAAGCAATGAAGGGCGAGAAGACGATCGAGGTCAAGGCTGCCTG
The window above is part of the Methylovirgula sp. HY1 genome. Proteins encoded here:
- a CDS encoding Hsp20/alpha crystallin family protein, with product MTDATSKIPIKTEKKPTAAPATIGMSFGSWEPLETLRREIDHMFGRVLEPGWRLPFSQPSLFDFSAPRDLGRGIAPAVDVVEKDKDFEIIAELPGLDEKNIEVKLSNGTLVIKGEKTEEKEEHDKDYHICERRFGSFSRSFQIPPSVDTSRIDAHFSKGVLTVKMPKSAEAMKGEKTIEVKAA